From a single Collimonas pratensis genomic region:
- a CDS encoding chromate transporter produces the protein MSATLISLAAIFSQLSLLAFGGGNTILPEMQRQVVDIHHWMSAQDFSAMFALAQAAPGPNMMVVTLVGWHVAGWPGVLVTTLAKFGPSSILTAIVLHLWQRFKDKPWRGIVQAGLVPMTVGLVAASASLITEASAHTWGLAAIAGGCALITFRSKIHPLWVLAAGALLGLSGIGQY, from the coding sequence ATGAGCGCCACCTTGATTTCCCTCGCAGCGATCTTCAGCCAGCTGTCGCTGCTGGCGTTCGGCGGCGGCAACACCATCCTGCCGGAAATGCAAAGGCAGGTGGTCGATATCCACCACTGGATGTCGGCCCAGGACTTCAGCGCCATGTTTGCCCTGGCGCAGGCCGCGCCAGGACCGAACATGATGGTGGTGACGCTGGTCGGCTGGCATGTGGCCGGCTGGCCCGGCGTGCTGGTGACGACACTGGCCAAGTTCGGCCCTTCGTCGATTCTGACCGCCATCGTGCTGCACCTGTGGCAGCGCTTCAAGGACAAGCCCTGGCGCGGCATCGTCCAGGCTGGGCTGGTGCCGATGACAGTCGGCCTGGTGGCGGCCAGCGCCTCGCTGATCACCGAAGCCTCGGCCCACACCTGGGGCCTGGCTGCGATCGCCGGCGGCTGCGCGCTGATCACCTTCAGGAGCAAGATCCATCCGCTATGGGTGCTGGCGGCGGGCGCCTTGCTGGGCCTGAGCGGAATCGGCCAATATTGA
- a CDS encoding chromate transporter — MTTETILSDKDALGATPTTRELFIGFLSLGLIGFGGVLPLARRMIVEQRRWLDPEQFTEMLGLCQFLPGGNIINLAVAIGMQFRGLAGALASLLGLIAAPSAIVIGLGVVYQHFQHDAQIQHLFSGLAAAASGLLISMALKMLLPLLKKPVPLMIASLFFLAIALLRLPLLPTMLVLAPLSVLLTWKLPS, encoded by the coding sequence ATGACTACAGAAACAATCCTTAGCGACAAAGACGCGCTCGGCGCAACCCCCACCACGCGCGAATTGTTCATCGGCTTTCTCTCGCTCGGCCTGATTGGCTTTGGCGGCGTGCTGCCGCTGGCGCGGCGCATGATTGTGGAGCAGCGGCGCTGGCTGGATCCCGAACAGTTCACTGAAATGCTCGGCCTCTGCCAGTTCCTCCCGGGCGGCAACATCATCAACCTGGCGGTGGCGATCGGCATGCAGTTCCGCGGCCTGGCGGGCGCCCTGGCCTCGCTGCTGGGCCTGATCGCGGCGCCTTCGGCGATCGTGATCGGCCTCGGCGTGGTCTACCAGCACTTCCAGCACGACGCCCAGATCCAGCATCTGTTTTCCGGCCTGGCGGCAGCAGCTTCCGGCCTGCTGATCTCGATGGCCCTGAAGATGCTGCTGCCATTGCTGAAGAAACCGGTGCCGCTGATGATCGCCAGCCTGTTTTTCCTTGCCATTGCGCTGCTGCGCCTGCCCTTGCTGCCGACCATGCTGGTGCTGGCGCCGCTTAGCGTGCTGCTGACCTGGAAGCTGCCGTCATGA
- a CDS encoding methyltransferase domain-containing protein: protein MKNANDIWDAKQYMLFGNERLRPALDLLAYVPEQEPRQVVDLGCGTGNVSALLKARWPGADVLGIDSSANMLEAATAAVPECRFQRADLGQWQADGLLDVIYSNATLQWLPDHPTLMPRLLSFLRPGGWLAVQVPAMQDAPLRQVQAELAGSPAFAPYMSKLQPQPGILSAERYYDLLRPYCTTLDIWETTYLHTLSGADAVANWAAGTSLRPYLDALPEPQREAFRSAYAAAMRSAYPQRDNGVTLLPFKRLFIVANV, encoded by the coding sequence ATGAAAAACGCCAACGATATCTGGGATGCGAAACAATATATGCTGTTCGGCAATGAGCGGCTGCGCCCTGCTCTCGATCTGCTGGCCTATGTCCCGGAACAGGAACCGCGGCAAGTAGTCGATCTCGGCTGCGGCACCGGCAATGTCTCGGCACTGCTGAAAGCACGCTGGCCGGGCGCCGACGTACTGGGCATCGACAGTTCCGCCAACATGCTGGAGGCCGCTACGGCAGCGGTGCCGGAATGCCGCTTCCAGCGCGCCGACCTCGGCCAGTGGCAGGCTGACGGCCTGCTTGACGTCATCTACTCCAACGCGACGCTGCAATGGCTGCCCGACCACCCCACCCTGATGCCGCGCCTGCTGTCTTTCCTGCGGCCGGGCGGCTGGCTGGCCGTGCAGGTGCCGGCCATGCAGGACGCGCCGCTGCGCCAGGTGCAGGCGGAGCTGGCCGGCTCGCCGGCATTTGCGCCCTACATGAGCAAACTGCAGCCGCAACCCGGCATCCTCAGCGCCGAACGCTATTACGACCTGCTGCGTCCGTACTGCACCACGCTGGATATCTGGGAAACCACCTACCTGCACACCCTCAGCGGCGCCGATGCGGTCGCCAACTGGGCCGCCGGCACCAGCTTGCGGCCTTACCTGGACGCCTTGCCGGAACCGCAGCGGGAGGCTTTCCGCAGCGCGTATGCAGCCGCGATGCGCAGCGCCTATCCGCAACGCGACAACGGCGTCACGCTGCTGCCGTTCAAGCGGCTGTTTATCGTTGCCAATGTATAA
- a CDS encoding transcriptional regulator GcvA, which yields MSRQLPPLQALRAFEAAARFENLSAAAEELHVTHGAVSRQVAALEAWLGMQVFHRIGKRVQLTDDGRRYLLTVQAAFDNIAAATKLLRESGTVRVLHINSLTTFAMRWLLPRLSGFQRLYPGVELKLSTSTSQRPLGEAGERFDVAIRRGPGHWPNCEYGEFLQESELPVCSPALLARAPIHSVEDLAAHMLLHSDTRPDAWPNWLASAGVAPALYKKKQSFDHFYLALQAAIDGLGVALGPLPLITDELASGRLVTPLAEPVIRTRSYWWIVARQQAESPLIKHFCDWLQQEAQR from the coding sequence ATGTCCCGTCAACTCCCGCCTTTGCAAGCGCTGCGTGCGTTTGAAGCCGCCGCCCGCTTTGAAAATCTCTCGGCTGCCGCTGAAGAGCTGCATGTGACGCATGGCGCCGTCAGCCGCCAGGTGGCCGCGCTCGAAGCCTGGCTGGGCATGCAGGTATTCCACCGCATCGGCAAGCGCGTGCAACTGACCGACGACGGCCGCCGTTATCTCCTTACGGTGCAGGCGGCCTTCGATAATATCGCGGCGGCCACCAAGCTGCTGCGCGAATCCGGCACGGTGCGCGTGCTGCACATCAACTCCTTGACGACGTTTGCGATGCGCTGGCTGCTGCCGCGGCTGAGCGGTTTCCAGCGCCTGTATCCGGGGGTGGAACTGAAATTATCCACTTCCACCTCGCAGCGGCCGCTGGGCGAGGCGGGCGAACGCTTCGATGTCGCGATCCGGCGCGGTCCCGGCCACTGGCCGAACTGCGAATACGGAGAATTCCTGCAAGAGAGCGAGCTGCCGGTGTGCAGCCCGGCCCTGCTGGCGCGGGCGCCGATCCACAGCGTCGAGGATCTCGCCGCGCATATGCTGCTGCACTCGGATACGCGTCCGGACGCCTGGCCGAACTGGCTGGCAAGCGCCGGCGTGGCGCCGGCCCTGTACAAGAAAAAACAATCCTTCGATCATTTTTACCTGGCTTTGCAAGCCGCCATCGACGGTCTCGGCGTGGCGCTCGGGCCGCTGCCGCTGATTACCGACGAGCTGGCCAGCGGCCGCCTGGTGACGCCGCTGGCCGAACCGGTGATCCGCACCAGGAGCTACTGGTGGATCGTGGCACGGCAGCAGGCTGAATCGCCGCTGATCAAGCACTTCTGCGATTGGCTGCAGCAGGAGGCGCAGCGCTGA
- a CDS encoding lipase family protein: MRVTRLTLSSTFLAAALLSSLLAACGGGNGDALTPQSKTFTADGGVSSFYQWNGSIPTTPGVLLQQEALPAAQVLPNAAQGIRILYSSTDGDDGKTAIYVSGDLQLPKGTPPAGGWPVIAWAHGTVGVADICAPSWTVRDPRDVDYLNAWLAQGYAVVSSDYQGLGTPGLHPYLHSRAEAYSVLDGIRAAIKNFPQLSSSVVIVGQSQGAQGAIATAGYGPSYAPELKLLGTVATGVPYQLQSVLAYLNALTAQVPTTGFTSVLGTLESYAWLGYATAERVIPNFLLSDHLTAKGKAFYSVVASQCLGPIEDYINQNKLVTSDVFSADVTDWATQVLQYSNYPTVKFAGPVFVGTGTLDTDIPTVVQYLFAKDACAAGSTIEQHYYAGQTHDSTVLVSLADSKPFVQKLFAGQPIASNCAALTPPP, from the coding sequence ATGCGCGTTACCAGACTCACGCTGTCATCGACCTTCCTTGCCGCTGCCTTGCTCAGCTCCCTGCTAGCCGCCTGCGGCGGCGGCAACGGCGACGCACTGACGCCCCAATCGAAGACCTTCACCGCCGACGGCGGCGTCTCTTCCTTCTACCAGTGGAACGGAAGCATCCCGACAACCCCAGGCGTACTGCTGCAGCAGGAAGCCCTGCCTGCGGCGCAGGTGCTGCCCAATGCGGCGCAAGGCATCCGCATTCTCTACAGCTCCACCGACGGCGACGATGGCAAGACCGCCATCTATGTCTCCGGCGACCTGCAACTGCCGAAAGGAACGCCGCCTGCCGGCGGCTGGCCGGTGATCGCCTGGGCCCATGGCACTGTCGGCGTGGCGGATATCTGTGCGCCGTCGTGGACTGTGCGTGATCCACGCGATGTCGATTACCTGAATGCCTGGCTGGCGCAAGGCTACGCGGTGGTGTCTTCCGATTACCAGGGACTGGGCACACCCGGTTTGCATCCGTATCTGCACTCCCGTGCGGAAGCTTATAGTGTGCTGGACGGTATCCGTGCCGCCATCAAGAACTTCCCGCAACTGTCCAGTTCGGTGGTCATCGTTGGCCAGTCGCAGGGTGCGCAAGGCGCCATCGCCACCGCTGGCTATGGACCAAGCTATGCGCCGGAGCTGAAGCTGCTGGGGACGGTCGCCACCGGCGTGCCGTATCAGCTGCAAAGCGTGCTGGCCTACCTGAATGCGCTGACGGCGCAGGTGCCGACCACTGGCTTCACGTCGGTGCTGGGGACGCTCGAATCCTACGCTTGGCTGGGTTATGCGACGGCGGAAAGAGTCATTCCGAATTTCCTGCTGTCCGATCACCTGACCGCCAAGGGCAAGGCGTTTTATTCAGTGGTGGCGAGCCAGTGCCTAGGGCCGATCGAGGATTACATCAATCAGAACAAGCTGGTGACCTCGGATGTGTTCAGCGCGGATGTCACCGACTGGGCGACCCAGGTACTGCAGTATTCGAATTATCCGACGGTCAAGTTTGCCGGCCCGGTGTTTGTCGGCACCGGCACGCTGGATACGGATATCCCGACAGTAGTCCAATACCTGTTCGCCAAGGATGCCTGCGCTGCCGGCAGCACTATCGAGCAGCACTACTATGCCGGCCAGACTCACGACAGCACGGTGCTGGTGTCGCTGGCGGATTCCAAACCGTTCGTGCAGAAACTGTTCGCCGGCCAGCCGATCGCCTCGAACTGTGCAGCGCTGACGCCGCCGCCCTGA
- a CDS encoding MlaD family protein — protein sequence MTPVPESPAPIPSPPQPAHVELKALLLLILMGALVCGFVLYVMYARGVFESTQRLVLISDDSEGVLVGMDLTFSGFPIGRVQRIDLGADGKARILIDVPRKDANWLRTSSVFTLERGLVGDTRIRAFTGVLDDPLLPPDSERTVLRGDTAAEIPRLVATARELLENLQTITAADSSLNTSLANVQTLTGRLNGQYGVLGGALGGDENAKKIVATLDRVNALLAKADQRVFGQPGGKAGVMDDAQAAIIQLNGMLSDARASLKKVDAVLAEAQAVGSNARIASNDLGALRAEVDASLRKVTQLVDEINRKWPFARDTELKLP from the coding sequence ATGACACCTGTCCCCGAATCTCCTGCGCCAATTCCTTCGCCGCCACAGCCGGCCCACGTCGAACTCAAGGCGTTGCTGCTGCTGATCCTGATGGGCGCCCTGGTCTGCGGCTTTGTCCTGTACGTGATGTATGCGCGCGGCGTATTCGAGAGCACCCAGCGCCTGGTGCTGATTTCGGATGATTCCGAGGGCGTGCTGGTAGGCATGGACCTGACCTTCTCCGGCTTCCCTATAGGCCGCGTACAACGCATCGACCTGGGCGCAGACGGCAAGGCCCGCATCCTGATCGACGTCCCGCGCAAAGACGCCAACTGGCTGCGTACTTCCAGCGTCTTCACGCTGGAACGCGGCCTGGTCGGCGACACCCGGATCCGCGCCTTCACCGGCGTGCTGGACGATCCGCTGCTGCCGCCGGACTCCGAGCGTACCGTGCTGCGCGGCGATACTGCCGCCGAAATTCCACGGCTGGTGGCCACCGCCCGCGAGCTTCTGGAAAACCTGCAAACCATCACCGCCGCCGATTCCAGCCTGAACACCAGCCTGGCCAACGTGCAGACCCTGACCGGCCGCCTGAACGGCCAGTACGGCGTCCTGGGCGGCGCACTGGGTGGCGATGAAAACGCCAAGAAAATCGTCGCTACCCTGGATCGCGTCAACGCCCTGCTGGCCAAGGCCGACCAGCGTGTATTCGGCCAGCCAGGCGGCAAAGCCGGCGTGATGGACGATGCGCAAGCAGCGATTATCCAGCTCAACGGCATGTTGAGCGACGCCCGCGCCAGCCTCAAGAAGGTTGATGCAGTACTGGCGGAAGCGCAGGCGGTCGGCAGCAATGCCCGCATCGCCAGCAATGACCTCGGCGCCTTGCGCGCAGAAGTCGACGCCAGCTTGCGCAAAGTGACGCAGCTGGTGGATGAAATCAACCGCAAATGGCCTTTCGCCCGCGATACGGAGCTCAAACTGCCATGA
- a CDS encoding MlaE family ABC transporter permease, with amino-acid sequence MHPTSSRYLKPEQWAVTAMRAINSWWSMLHLAGIALVMGFSPSTYHRANRRTTYRYIYTSTWQILPWFTLLSTLLSLVLIRIVIITALSYGLSRYALEMVVRVLVLELIPLSAALFVALRAGPAFNTAGSPLTTAMAAQDSAKFDIAQLQLDLVPRVIASAFSVATLATVSGLIVLLLAYVNVYGLTPWGLLDYTRTVGRVFDPVVTAGFALKTLLFGMAVAVIPVAAILEGARRNINLSSTLQPGATRLLFVLVLIEVGALAVKYI; translated from the coding sequence ATGCATCCAACTTCATCCCGCTACCTGAAACCCGAGCAATGGGCCGTCACCGCCATGCGCGCGATAAACAGTTGGTGGTCCATGCTGCACCTGGCCGGCATCGCGCTGGTGATGGGTTTTTCGCCATCCACCTACCATCGCGCCAACCGTCGCACTACCTACCGCTACATCTACACCAGCACCTGGCAAATCCTGCCCTGGTTCACCTTGCTGTCGACGTTGCTGAGCCTGGTGCTGATCCGCATTGTGATCATCACCGCCCTCAGCTATGGGTTGTCGCGCTATGCGCTTGAAATGGTGGTGCGGGTGCTGGTGCTGGAACTGATTCCGTTGTCTGCCGCACTGTTCGTGGCATTGCGCGCTGGGCCGGCGTTCAATACCGCGGGCTCGCCGCTGACTACTGCGATGGCTGCGCAAGATTCGGCAAAATTCGACATCGCGCAGCTGCAGCTGGACCTTGTGCCGCGCGTGATCGCCAGCGCCTTTTCGGTAGCGACCCTGGCCACGGTCAGCGGCCTGATCGTGCTGCTGCTGGCGTATGTCAATGTGTACGGCCTGACGCCATGGGGCTTGCTTGACTACACCCGCACCGTCGGCCGCGTCTTCGATCCGGTGGTCACCGCCGGTTTCGCGCTGAAAACCCTGCTGTTCGGCATGGCTGTGGCGGTGATCCCGGTGGCCGCGATCCTGGAAGGTGCGCGCCGCAATATTAATCTTTCTTCTACTTTGCAGCCGGGCGCAACGCGCCTGCTGTTTGTGCTGGTCCTGATTGAAGTCGGGGCGCTGGCAGTGAAATACATTTGA
- a CDS encoding DUF11 domain-containing protein, which yields MIALQGRHDSFFVAILLSVSSLLWSSAASAQASGVNKSFNPVQVQDRAPFNISHLSLVIANQTPGKTLTNFNLTDNLPSGVTVAANPNIVNACGGTLAATPGANLVTVSGGSAQFGDICTFQVDVVSTVAGIYTNTIPAGGPLADGEIIPQAASASLTVIRRDTAQPQVSAKTFAPNNIVSGQTSLMTITLNNTNILPLTNTNLNDSFPAGMTIANAGASTTCNGSLSAAPGDSQFSLSGATIPASGTCTVTMQVVGNSTAAGTINLPNTIKAGDLTSLNGQTTPPLANTGATTGTLAVSPLPTDRLTKSFSLVNAFVGQAFSMTWTIFNDTAAAWTGLGVSDALPGNMTV from the coding sequence ATGATTGCACTGCAAGGCAGGCATGACTCTTTTTTCGTTGCAATTCTACTCTCGGTCAGCAGTCTTTTATGGAGTAGCGCGGCATCCGCCCAGGCTAGCGGTGTCAATAAATCGTTCAATCCGGTGCAAGTGCAGGATCGTGCACCATTCAACATCAGCCACTTGAGCCTTGTGATTGCCAATCAGACTCCTGGCAAAACGCTCACCAATTTCAATCTGACTGACAACTTGCCGAGTGGCGTGACGGTGGCGGCCAATCCGAATATTGTCAATGCCTGCGGCGGCACGCTTGCTGCTACGCCCGGCGCCAACCTGGTGACCGTGAGCGGCGGTTCGGCCCAGTTCGGTGATATCTGTACTTTCCAGGTGGACGTGGTGTCGACCGTGGCCGGCATCTATACCAACACCATCCCGGCCGGCGGCCCGCTGGCCGATGGCGAGATCATTCCGCAAGCTGCCAGCGCCTCGCTCACGGTGATCCGGCGCGACACGGCGCAGCCGCAAGTCAGCGCCAAGACGTTTGCGCCCAACAATATCGTCTCCGGCCAGACCTCGCTGATGACGATCACGCTGAACAACACGAATATCCTGCCGCTCACCAATACCAACCTGAACGATAGCTTCCCAGCCGGCATGACGATCGCCAATGCCGGCGCCAGCACCACCTGCAACGGCAGCTTGAGCGCAGCGCCGGGCGATAGCCAATTCTCCCTGAGCGGCGCCACCATTCCGGCCAGCGGCACCTGTACCGTGACCATGCAAGTGGTCGGCAACTCCACCGCAGCCGGCACCATCAACCTGCCGAACACTATCAAGGCTGGCGACCTGACCTCGCTCAACGGCCAAACCACGCCGCCGCTGGCAAATACCGGCGCCACCACCGGCACGCTGGCGGTGTCGCCGTTGCCGACCGACCGCTTGACCAAATCCTTCTCCCTGGTCAATGCGTTTGTCGGCCAGGCATTTTCCATGACATGGACGATCTTCAACGACACCGCCGCAGCCTGGACTGGCCTCGGTGTCAGCGATGCGCTGCCTGGAAACATGACGGTGTAG